Sequence from the Pedobacter sp. D749 genome:
AGCTGGAGTGATGATATGAACATTATGGATTTTGCCAATGATGATGATTTCGGTTCGAGCTGGTCATCCAATCACACCGTAAAATCGCCATGGTATGAACTGAATTTCGAAAAAGCTGTTCCCTGTAACATGGTGGTACTTACAGCGGGTAATAACAGAAAAGCTACCTACAGTTTACAGTACTATGCAAATGGTAAGTGGAATGATTTAGCTACAAAAAATGAGGGTGAGAAAAAGGTGAGTATTTTTAGGTTCGAGCGCATCTGGTGCGAAAAAATAAAGGTAAACGTTACCAATTTCGACAGTCCGCCTGCTATTGCTGAACTGGGCGTATTTAACGAAAGAAAATAAAATGTATTAGCTGGGTCATTTTTGGCCCGGCTAATCTATTAAAGCGCTTGTTTGGCAAATACCAATGGGAATTGACTACTCCAGGTAATACCGACAAACATTTTTTGAAATAATCTAAACATAAAAACCAACCAAACTTTATGAACCAAAATTTTACTATTAAGGTAGGGCATCTGCCTTACCTGGGGAACCTGTGGGTACTGTTCGCAGTATTTAGTGCCTGTTTATTGCTTTTGGGCAGTCCCACTTATGCGCAACAGGGCGCAACAATTAAAATTACCGGTACTGTTAAAGATTCACTTGGCCTGGGAATTCCGGGAGTAAGTCTGCAGGTTAAAGGCCAGAGCGGCATGGGTACCATCACTGATGGCGATGGTAAATTTTCCCTGAATGCTACGGCTAAATCAACTATAGTGGTCTCATCTGTAGGTTTCAGGCAAACTACTTTTATCGCTGATCCATTAAAGCTAAAGGTAGACCTGGTACTGCATTCGGATGATAACAATCTTTCGGATGTAGTGGTTACCGCCTTTGGAAAGAAGGAGCGGAGAGAAGCCATGGTAGGATCCGTTACCAGTATTACACCTGCCAGGCTAAAGATCCCATCCAGCAATTTAACCAATGCATTAGCCGGACAGATTGCCGGGGTAGTGGCCTACCAGCGGAGTGGCCAGCCCGGATTGGATAATTCTACTTTTTTTATCCGTGGGGTAACTACATTCGGTTACAAACAAGATCCATTGATCCTGGTAGATAACGTAGAGCTTACGCCAACCGATCTGGCGCGGCTACAGGTTGATGATATTGCGAGTTTCTCCATCTTAAAAGATGCCAGTGGCACGGCTTTGTATGGTGCCAGAGGAGCCAACGGTGTAATTTTGGTGACCACTAAAGAAGGTGTTGAAGGTAATGCGAAAGTAAATGTACGTTTCGAAAACTCCATTTCGCAGGCTACGCAAAACCTTGAAATTGCCGATCCCATCACTTTTATGAAGATGTACAATGAAGCCATCACTACACGGAACCCACTAGGTGTACCAAGGTTTAGCCAGAACGATATTTACAACCGTGAGCAGACTTTAAGTGGTGCGCCGGGCAGCAATAAGTATGTTTACCCTGCTGTAAATTGGATTGATGAATTGTTTAAAACCAGTACCAATAACCAGCGGCTGAACGGAAGTGTGAGCGGTGGCGGAAAAGTTGCAAGATATTATATCGGCACTTCTTATAACCGGGATAACGGAATATTGAAGGTGAGCCCTGTAAATAACTTCAACAATAACGTTAAACTCGAAAACTACCAGCTCCGTTCCAATGTCAACATTAATGTTACGCCTACCACAGAAGTGGTGCTGAGGTTATCGGGAACTTTTGATGAATATAACGGACCGATTACTGATGACGGTTCCTTTTCTTCCGATCTTTATAAAAAGGCACTTCATACCAGCCCGGTATTGTTTCCGGCATTTTATCCTGCAGATCCATCATCAGGCATCGATACGCATATTCTTTTTGGCAATAGCTCAACAGAGGGTACCGGAAATACAGTTGGTTATTCCAATCCTTATGCGGATATGATGAAGGGCTATAAGTCTTTTTCGAGGTCAAGGATGTCCGCACAGCTCGAACTAAATCAGGACCTTAATTTCCTGACCAAGGGGCTGTCTTTTAAAGGAATGTTTAACACCAATCGGTATTCTTATTTCGACCTGACCAGAAAATATTCACCTTTTTTTTACAATGTAGCCTCCTATGATAGGATCAGCAATCAATATAGCCTCAACTGGATCAATAACCAACCGGGCCAGGCCTCAGAGTACCTGAGCTTTGAGCCAGGGTTTAAGGATATCAATACATTTGTGTACATGCAAGCGGTTTTGGATTACTCGAGGCAGCTCGGCAGTAAACACAACATTAGCGGTACACTCATTGCAACAAGGCAACAACGTTTATACGCCAATGCAATAGATCCGGCAACCAAGTTATCCAGCCTTCAATATTCGCTTCCTTACCGCAATGTTGGCCTGTCAGGTAGATTGGGTTATGGGTACGATAGCCGTTATTTTGCCGAATTTAACTTTGGTTATAACGGATCGGAACGTTTTGCTGAAAAGAACAGGTTTGGTTTCTTTCCAACTATCGGCGGTTCATGGGTAATTTCCAATGAAGCTTTCTGGGATGGAGGGTTAAAACAAGCTGTGAGTAAGCTTAAACTACGCGCAAGCTATGGCCTTGTAGGTAACGATGCCATTGGCGCACAGCGTTTCTTCTATCTTTCTAACGTAAACCTGGATGGTGGTAACCCTGCTTATTTTGGTCAGGCCAACGGTGTGATCAGACCAGGGGTAAGCATTACCAATTATGCAAACGATGCCGTGACATGGGAAACCTCGAGACAAACGAATATTGGATTGGAAATTAGTCTTTTCAAAAGCCTGAATATCATTGCAGAAGTTTACAAACAGCACCGTTACAATATTTTAATGGAGCGGGCTTCAATTCCTTCTACCATGGGCTTAGAATCTGGCGTAAGTGCCAACCTGGGTACTGCAGACTCGAGAGGTATTGATTTTTCTGCCGATTATAGCAAAACCTTTAGAGGCGGATTTTGGATGTCGGGCAGGATGAACTTTACCTTTTCGCAGAATAAATATGGACAATATGAACAGCCGGCTTATAAAGAGCCATGGAGGATACTTTCCGGGCAGAAAATTGGCGTAAGATGGGGCTACATTGCCGAGCGACTTTTTGTTGATGATCAGGAAGCGGCAGCTTCTCCTTCGCAGCTTTTTGGCGCCGGAGCCTCCGCACCTAAGGGAGGAGATATCAAATATACCGATGTAAACAATGATGGCAAGATTACTGAAGCCGATCAGGTATTTATCGGCCTTCCTTCAACACCTGAAATTGTTTATGGTGCAGGCCTTTCGATGGGATTCAAGAAGATCGACCTTTCGCTTTTCTTTCAAGGTGTAGGCCGCACGAGTTTCTTTATTGATCCATCAGAGGTTAGTCCATTTCTATCTAACAGGCAGGTGCTTCAACCCTTTGCCGATAGCCACTGGACAGAAGAAAATCAGGATTTATATGCCAAATATCCACGTTTGGGAACCACCTCTTCCGAGATCAGCAATAACCTCCAAACCAGTTCTTGGTGGATGCGTGATGGTGCTTTTATCAGGCTTAAGTCGATAGAAATCGGTTATACTTTCCCTGATAAGTTATCAAAAAAGGCATTTCTGTCTAATTGCAGGATCTATTTCAATGCTTTAAATCCGCTCACCTGGAGCAGGTTCAAAGATTGGGATCCGGAACTGGCCTCAAATGGCTTCAGCTATCCGATCCAGAAGGTATATAATATCGGAATCAACGTAAACCTATAAGCACGCATGTAATGAAATTCAACATAAAACTTCTCATACTCATTGCAGTGATTTCGGGAATGACCCTTTCCTGCAAGAAATACCTGGATGTAACGCCAGACAATGTAGCCACAATCGATTATGCTTTCAGAAACAGAAATGAGGCCGAAAACTACCTTTTTACCTGTTACTCTACCCTGCAGAACATGGGCCCATCCAATAGCGATGCTGCTTTCACCACTTCCGGAGAGATTTATTTCCCCAATACCTTAACCGAGGCAACATTGGGTAGCAGGGATGCGGAGCAAGGTTTCCACCTGATCAGGGGCGTCCAGTCTACCGATAATCCCTCATTGAATTATTGGGATGGGGAACAGCTTGGCCAGCCCATTTTTAAAGCAATCAGGAGATGTAATATCTTTCTGGAGAATATCGACCGTCCGAAAGATCTGGCTCAATTTGAACGCAACCGCTGGATTGCAGAGGTAAAGTTTTTAAAGGCCTATTACCATTTTTATCTGTTAAGGATGTATGGCCCCATTCCTTTGATTAAACAGAACCTGCCGATAGATGCCGGCACGGATGAAGTAAGGATAAAACGTGCGCCCATTGACGAGGCATTTGCTTATATCGTATCGTTATTAGATGAGGCCACGCCCGATCTTCCACGCACCATACAGGATCCGGCAAGAAGTTTAGGCCGAATTACACAGAATATTGCCCTTTCGGTTAAAGCTGAGGTGCTTACTACACAGGCGAGCCCTTTTTTTAATGGCAATCCCGATTATACTGGTTTTAAGGATAAAGATGGTGTAAACCTTTTTCCTACAGCTTTCAGTGCAGAAAAATGGAATAAAGCCATGCTGGCCTGCCAGGCTGCAGTAAAATCCTGCGAAGAAAGCAACCTTTCCCTTTACCGTTTTACCTCTCCGGGCAATCTTCCAAATATACCTGCGCCATTGAAAACCGTAATGGACATCAGGCAGAGCATTACCGAGAACTGGGAAAAAAATCCCGAAGTAATCTGGGCACTGAATCCTGAATTTGGGCTACAATCAATGGCTATGCCCAGGCTTACCAATGCGATGGTGCAGAACATGGGTGGCACACCGGGCAATTTTGCCGTGCCTATAGGTATGGCTGAACTGTTTTATTCGAAAAATGGTGTGCCAATGGCTGAAGATACTGGTTACGATTACAGAGGCCGTTATGCTGTTGCTGCGGTAGGTACGGAAAATAAATACTATTTAAAAAGCGGTTACCAGACCATAAAAATGCACATGGATCGTGAACCTCGCTTTTATGCCGATTTATCTTTTGATGGTAGCTGTTTTTTTGGTAACGGGCAAACTGATCCGGAAAACATGCTCTATGTGCAGGCTCGTGGCGGAACTTCGCTGGCTGGCCCCAAAGATAATATCAGGGTTAACGTATCGGGCTACTGGCCAAGCAAACTGGTTAATTACCAATCTGTTTTTGGTACCGAAGTTACCCAGGCAGGTTTCCGGATGCCGCTAATCAGACTCGCAGGACTTTATCTGCTGTATGCAGAAACGCTTAACGAGGTTAACGGCCCTACGGCAGATGTTTATACTTATATCGATAAAGTGCGCTCACGTGCAGGTTTAAAGGGTGTTAAAGAATCCTGGTCTTCTTATTCAACTAACCCTGGTAAAGCTTCAAGCAAAGATGGCCTCCGGTCGATCATCCAGCAGGAACGCCGCATTGAACTTTGTTTTGAAGGAAGAATAGGGTGGGACTTAAGGCGCTGGAAAGTGATGCAGGATGTACTCAGTAAACCACTTCAGGGCTGGAATATTCAGGATACCACACCTGAAGGTTATTACCGTCAGCGTAATCTCGTAATTCCTGTATTTGGCCTGAAAGACTATTTGTGGCCACTTAAATACAACGACCTGATCGTTAACCCAAACCTGGTTCAAAATCCTTATTGGTAATTAAATAGAAGATGATGAAAATTAGTTCAAAAATATATAACAGACCTTTCGCATTGCAATTTATTGCCTTGTTACTTGTGGCCTGCTCGTTTTATTCCTGTAAAGAAAGCGAAGGTTTTAATGAGGTTGTATCTACAGATATGACAAAACCCGGAGTACTCACCGGCGTAAAAGTAGAAAACCTGGCTGGAGCTGCAGTAATTTCCTATAAGCTGCCTAATTCCCAGAATCTCTTGTATGTACAGGCAGAATACAGGATCAATTCGCGAACCGTAAGGCAGAGTAAATCTTCTTATTATAGCGATACAATCAAGGTAGAGGGCTTTGAAAAAAGCGGCGACTACGATGTTACACTTTATGCGGTATCACGTGCGAATGTGAAAAGTGATCCTGTACAGATACGTGTACACCCTGCAACCCCATCTTACCTGTCCGTTTATCCAACAGTTCAGCTTCAGGCCGATTTTGGTGGAGTAAATATAATCGCTAATAATCCGACTAAGAAACCTATTGGAGTAATTGTGATTTCCAATGATAAAACGACAGGAAAAATGCTTCCCGTAGAACAGTTCTATACCGAAGCGGAAAATATCAATTTTAGTGTAAGGGGATTTGATACCCTAAAAAGAGATTTTGGCGTATATGTAACCGATAGATGGGGAAATATATCCGATACTTTATATAAATCAATTAGTCCAATATTTGAGATGATGATACCGAAAGCGCAGTTCAGCGAATATCGGCTACCATCAGATTCTCCACTGGGTGCAACAGGCCTTGGATGGAATACTTCGAGGTTATGGGATAACAATACTTCCGATCCCGGCTGGCATACAGAGGCCGGTTATAGTAAGCCTCTTCAGCTCTGCACATTTGATATGGGCGTACTTGCCAAGCTCAGTCGCTATAAATTGTGGGAAAGAGGAGAAGCCTATGGCAATGATTATTCTTATAATCATGGTAATCCCAAGACCTGGACACTCTGGGGATCAGCCAAAGCTGCACCGGCAAATATTGAGTTACCCGTAACTTCGGCAAAAGGAACTGTTGTGGGCGATTGGATTAACCTGGGGAATTTTACCTGTCCGCCGCCTCCATCTGGTAATGCACCCGGACAAACCACTCCTGTAGATCTTGCCGCAGTAAAAGCTGGCTTCGAATTTAACATTGCACTTGATATTCCCAAAGTGAGGTTTATCAGGCTGGCCGTTAATTCAACCTGGGGAAATGCAGATTTTGCCCACGTGATGGAATTGTCTTTTTGGGGAAATACCAATTAAAAATTAAAGCAGATGACAACTAAACATATCAACAGTATTTTAATGGTTTTTATGGCCATTGTGGTTCTTTGCGGCTGTAGCAAGGATGCGCTGGATTATAGAAAATATCTTAATGAAAAAGAACACATATATCCGGGCTTTGCCGGCGAAGCTGGCGCCGCGCCAGGCAATTACAGGATAAAACTGAACTGGAAGGCGAGTCCCGACCCGAGTGTAACCCATTACCGCATATTCTGGAACAATTCAGCAGATTCATTGGAAATGAAAGCACCAGACCGAAGCGTTACTGATGTATCGGTAATTATTCCCAAACTGGTAGAGTATAATTATTCCTTTACCATTTATTCTTACGATAAGGCTGGGAATAAATCTGTGCCAGTTCAGATTAGCAACATAAAGGTTTATGGCGATAGCTACAAATCGAGTCTAACCAACAGGTTTCTGGTTTCAGCAAATCCTTATCAGCTGGATGACGACGGCATTACACTCAATTTTGAAAAACCAGATACCATCAATATTACAACAGAAATACGCTATACCTATAAAGATGGTACCATTCATAAAAGTGCGTTAAGTCCTGATGAAAATTCGATCAGGCTTGCCGACTACAAAACCGGAACAAAGATTTATTTCAGGTCGGCCTATGTGCCGGTAAAATCGGCTATTGATACCTTTTATACCGTAGATTACGATTCTTTGAGCAATATTATGATACCGGTAGATAAATCACTGTTCCGTCCGCTAAAGCTAGCCAATGATGTTGGGACCTATTCGAGTGAAACCTCTTTATCGCAACTTTGGAATGGCAATAAAACACCAACTGCATATCCGGATATCTTCCATAGTGATGACAATACACCGCTTCCGCATCACTTCACTTTTGACATGGGTAAGGCGATAGTTAATCTTACACAGTTCGAAATCATTGGGCGCGATGGTTATAATAACCCTACCAAATTTGAGATCTGGGGAATTGCAGATCTGACGGGAGCGGAAACGCAGTCGCCAGGCAATTCAGCAGGGTGGACAGCAGAATCAAAAGGAAGAGGATGGACGCTGCTTAAAACGGTAGAACGCTCAGATGATGGATCGGCACCATTTAAAGTTGCCCTGCCTGATGGTCTGCCTCCAATTCGATACATCCGGATCCGGGTAATAAAAGTGGCCAGTGGCGATGCCTATTACAGCAATATTAGTGAAGTATCTTTCTGGAATAAATAAGGCTCTCTTCTCTATAATGGAGAATAATAAAATTATGAATAATACCAAAGCAATCATTTATGTACTAGTCCCGGTTTTTTTATTGGGACTGGTTTCAAAATCCAAGGCTCAGAATCAGTCTGACAAAATGATAACCACTCCTGATTCTGTCTGGAAGGAGCACTGGTTTGAGCACAAGGAAGAACTAAAACTAATAGGAAGCAATGCTCATGTAGCTGTTTTTTATGATAAAAACATGCCGGCCAATGTCAAATGGCCTATCGCAGCAATGGCAGATTGCTGGGCCTATGTTAAACGCAATTACGGAGATTTTGGACCAGATCCAAAACTCTATGTGATTCTGCATCGCGCGATGGGTAAGGATTATGGAGGAGGACATCCATCACCCTTTTTTGATGCGAGCCATGATTACCGGAACGTGATTGATTGTGGTTTGGCGCAATGGGACAATCCGAACGGGGAACAGATTGGCATGCCGATACACGAGATGGGACATATCGTAACCAGTGCCAGTCATGGTACAAAAGGCTCGCCGTCTGATGTATTGTGGGGAGATAGTAAGTTTATGGAGATTTTCAATTATGATGTGCTCAAAAACATAGGAATGGCCGATGAGGCCAATAAAGTATTTACGCAAATGCAGACTCAGTATGACGACTTTCCAAGACAGGGAACGCAGTGGTTTAAAAACTGGTTTTTCCCTATTTACAGTAAGTATGGTGAAGGAAAGGTACTCAACAGGTATTTTGAACTCCTGGCTTTAAACTTTCCAAAAAGTAAAAGCGGACGTTACAAAAGAGATCTGAATTTTGGAGAATTTATTCATTTCTGGAGTGGTGCATCTGGTGTAAACCTGCAGGATGTTGCAGAAAAAGCTTTTGGTTGGCCGGCAGAATATGATATTCAGTTTAAACAGGCCCAGAAGGATTTTCCGAAATTAAACTATGAGACTAAAGGTAGCAGCAGA
This genomic interval carries:
- a CDS encoding TonB-dependent receptor, with protein sequence MNQNFTIKVGHLPYLGNLWVLFAVFSACLLLLGSPTYAQQGATIKITGTVKDSLGLGIPGVSLQVKGQSGMGTITDGDGKFSLNATAKSTIVVSSVGFRQTTFIADPLKLKVDLVLHSDDNNLSDVVVTAFGKKERREAMVGSVTSITPARLKIPSSNLTNALAGQIAGVVAYQRSGQPGLDNSTFFIRGVTTFGYKQDPLILVDNVELTPTDLARLQVDDIASFSILKDASGTALYGARGANGVILVTTKEGVEGNAKVNVRFENSISQATQNLEIADPITFMKMYNEAITTRNPLGVPRFSQNDIYNREQTLSGAPGSNKYVYPAVNWIDELFKTSTNNQRLNGSVSGGGKVARYYIGTSYNRDNGILKVSPVNNFNNNVKLENYQLRSNVNINVTPTTEVVLRLSGTFDEYNGPITDDGSFSSDLYKKALHTSPVLFPAFYPADPSSGIDTHILFGNSSTEGTGNTVGYSNPYADMMKGYKSFSRSRMSAQLELNQDLNFLTKGLSFKGMFNTNRYSYFDLTRKYSPFFYNVASYDRISNQYSLNWINNQPGQASEYLSFEPGFKDINTFVYMQAVLDYSRQLGSKHNISGTLIATRQQRLYANAIDPATKLSSLQYSLPYRNVGLSGRLGYGYDSRYFAEFNFGYNGSERFAEKNRFGFFPTIGGSWVISNEAFWDGGLKQAVSKLKLRASYGLVGNDAIGAQRFFYLSNVNLDGGNPAYFGQANGVIRPGVSITNYANDAVTWETSRQTNIGLEISLFKSLNIIAEVYKQHRYNILMERASIPSTMGLESGVSANLGTADSRGIDFSADYSKTFRGGFWMSGRMNFTFSQNKYGQYEQPAYKEPWRILSGQKIGVRWGYIAERLFVDDQEAAASPSQLFGAGASAPKGGDIKYTDVNNDGKITEADQVFIGLPSTPEIVYGAGLSMGFKKIDLSLFFQGVGRTSFFIDPSEVSPFLSNRQVLQPFADSHWTEENQDLYAKYPRLGTTSSEISNNLQTSSWWMRDGAFIRLKSIEIGYTFPDKLSKKAFLSNCRIYFNALNPLTWSRFKDWDPELASNGFSYPIQKVYNIGINVNL
- a CDS encoding DUF4998 domain-containing protein produces the protein MTTKHINSILMVFMAIVVLCGCSKDALDYRKYLNEKEHIYPGFAGEAGAAPGNYRIKLNWKASPDPSVTHYRIFWNNSADSLEMKAPDRSVTDVSVIIPKLVEYNYSFTIYSYDKAGNKSVPVQISNIKVYGDSYKSSLTNRFLVSANPYQLDDDGITLNFEKPDTINITTEIRYTYKDGTIHKSALSPDENSIRLADYKTGTKIYFRSAYVPVKSAIDTFYTVDYDSLSNIMIPVDKSLFRPLKLANDVGTYSSETSLSQLWNGNKTPTAYPDIFHSDDNTPLPHHFTFDMGKAIVNLTQFEIIGRDGYNNPTKFEIWGIADLTGAETQSPGNSAGWTAESKGRGWTLLKTVERSDDGSAPFKVALPDGLPPIRYIRIRVIKVASGDAYYSNISEVSFWNK
- a CDS encoding DUF5000 domain-containing lipoprotein; translated protein: MKISSKIYNRPFALQFIALLLVACSFYSCKESEGFNEVVSTDMTKPGVLTGVKVENLAGAAVISYKLPNSQNLLYVQAEYRINSRTVRQSKSSYYSDTIKVEGFEKSGDYDVTLYAVSRANVKSDPVQIRVHPATPSYLSVYPTVQLQADFGGVNIIANNPTKKPIGVIVISNDKTTGKMLPVEQFYTEAENINFSVRGFDTLKRDFGVYVTDRWGNISDTLYKSISPIFEMMIPKAQFSEYRLPSDSPLGATGLGWNTSRLWDNNTSDPGWHTEAGYSKPLQLCTFDMGVLAKLSRYKLWERGEAYGNDYSYNHGNPKTWTLWGSAKAAPANIELPVTSAKGTVVGDWINLGNFTCPPPPSGNAPGQTTPVDLAAVKAGFEFNIALDIPKVRFIRLAVNSTWGNADFAHVMELSFWGNTN
- a CDS encoding RagB/SusD family nutrient uptake outer membrane protein; translated protein: MKFNIKLLILIAVISGMTLSCKKYLDVTPDNVATIDYAFRNRNEAENYLFTCYSTLQNMGPSNSDAAFTTSGEIYFPNTLTEATLGSRDAEQGFHLIRGVQSTDNPSLNYWDGEQLGQPIFKAIRRCNIFLENIDRPKDLAQFERNRWIAEVKFLKAYYHFYLLRMYGPIPLIKQNLPIDAGTDEVRIKRAPIDEAFAYIVSLLDEATPDLPRTIQDPARSLGRITQNIALSVKAEVLTTQASPFFNGNPDYTGFKDKDGVNLFPTAFSAEKWNKAMLACQAAVKSCEESNLSLYRFTSPGNLPNIPAPLKTVMDIRQSITENWEKNPEVIWALNPEFGLQSMAMPRLTNAMVQNMGGTPGNFAVPIGMAELFYSKNGVPMAEDTGYDYRGRYAVAAVGTENKYYLKSGYQTIKMHMDREPRFYADLSFDGSCFFGNGQTDPENMLYVQARGGTSLAGPKDNIRVNVSGYWPSKLVNYQSVFGTEVTQAGFRMPLIRLAGLYLLYAETLNEVNGPTADVYTYIDKVRSRAGLKGVKESWSSYSTNPGKASSKDGLRSIIQQERRIELCFEGRIGWDLRRWKVMQDVLSKPLQGWNIQDTTPEGYYRQRNLVIPVFGLKDYLWPLKYNDLIVNPNLVQNPYW